CTTCCACCGAATCGCCGGCACCTCGGCCGGGGCCATCGTCGGTGCGCTGACCGCGGCGGGGATCTCAGCATCGAGCCTGCGGCAGCAGGTCCTCGAGCAGGACTTCACCGAGTTCGAGGACCTGCCACCAGCCTTCCGCCTCTTCCCCTGGCTGGGGCGATTACAAGGACTGCTGCTGCACAAGGGGATGTATGTAGGGCAGGCGCTTCACGACTTCCTCGCCTCGGCGTTGGCCGATCACGGAGTGCGCACGTGGGGTGACCTCAAGCTCCACGATCCTGGCAGTGCGATCCCGCCCGAGCGGTCGTATCGGCTCGTCGTCATCGTCTCCGATGTTTCCCGCGGTCGTATGCTCCGCCTGCCCTGGGACTACGAAGGTGCCCTCGGTGTCGATGCGGACAGTCAGTCCGTCGCCGAGGCGGTGTGCGCCTCGGCGGCCAGTCCGTTCTTCTTCCGGCCGCGCGGTCTGCCCGCCCGGCCGGACGTGGCCGGCGGCGACTCCGTCCTCGGTGCCGACGGCGGACTGCTGTCGAACTTTCCCGTCGACGTCTTCGACCGCAAGGACGCGAAACCTGCTCGCTGGCCGACCTTCGGTGTCATGCTCTCGGCCCGGCAGACTGCGGCTGCGGAATGGCAGCCGAATGCGACGACCTTCCAATACGCGAAGTCGCTGCTGACCACCATGCTCAACGCCCACGACCGCAGACACATCGACGATCCCTCGGTGACCGAACGGACTGTGTTCGTCGACACGACCGGCCACAGCAGCACGAACTTCGCACTGACGACTGCCGACAAGCTCGACCTCGTCTCGGCGGGTCGAAGTGCCGGGGAGAAGTTTCTGACCGATTGGGACTGGACACGGTGGAAGGAGCACTTCGATCGGAAGTGAGTGCGCACCCATAGCCTGCAGACCGACGACGTGCAAGAATGAGGGCCCGAGATCGACGACGAGCGAAGGAGAGATCATGAGCGAGTTCGATTCGGAAGGGGCAGACCGGCTGGAAGACGACCCCATCCTCGGGGACCCCGAACTCGGCGAGCCGACGGGAGACGAACTGGACGATCCCGAGCTCGCGGCTGCTGAAGCCGAGGCCGAACAAGTCGACCTCGATTCCAGCATCGACGACGAGCCCGCCGACGCTCCCGTCGAACCCGGCGCCGAAGGGCCGGAGGGCACCGGGATCGAAGGTGCCGACGATGCTCTCGTCGACGACGCCGGTTGGGAGGACGAGAATGAAGCTCCCGGACTCTCTGACGAGTTCAACACCGATCAGTCGCCTGCAGCCGAACAGGGAAATCGCGTCGGCGACGAGATGGTCTCCGACGATGAGGACGAATTCGAAGTCGCTGAGCTCGATGGGGACGATCTCAATGTCGATGCCCTGGCCGAGGACGGGACCGAAGAGGTCTCGGTGATCGATGGAATGCCCGAGGTCATCGACGACTCGCATCAGTAGGACTGAGCTTCACCCCGTTCGTTTGCGGCAGGCTCCCATGTGTTAGGGCTGAGGGGAAAGGAGACGCAAATGCCACCCGGATCCCCGCGTCGCCGATCGACGTCCACCGCGAGCACGAACTTCGAACTCCCCCCCCCCCCCCACGTCGGCACAGGTCGCCCCGTCCACCGCCTCCCTCATTGTCGGGGCTGCCTTCGACGCGGTCTTCGGCGAGGATCTGCAGTGAACGCCGCGCCTCAGACATCGCCGCGCGGTAGAGCAGCGATCCGATGCTGATCCGCCCCACTCCCGCCTCGGCGAGACTGGACAGCGAATTCCGCGGACTGGCCAGCAACATTCACCGCAACTCGGCTGTGGCCGGTGATCGTCTCGATCGTCTCGAGATCGAGTCCGCCGGGGACGAAGAGGCCGTCGGCACCCGCATCGACATAGGCGTCGATGCGGCAGATCACCTCGCCGAAGTTGTCGCCCCCGACCCAGAAAGTATCGATCCGTGCGTTGACGAACAGTTCAGGGAACGCGTCTTTGAGCGCGCTGGCCTTCGCAGCCAGAGCGGCCGGGTCGTGCATCTGGCCTTGGCGCGGGTCCTGGATGTTGATGCCGTCGACTATGAGCCCGGCGGCTGAATCGGCGGCGAAGGTCTCACGTACGACTGCCACGACGGATTCGGGATCGTCACCATAGCCGTCTTCGAAATCGCAGGTCAGCGGCAGGTCCGGCAGCGTGCGTCGCAGGGCTGTGACCAGGCTCGCGGTTGCGGTGAGGGTTTCCCGGTCCTCATCGGCGGCACCGATGGGTGCGGCGACGCCCAGATTCGTCGTTCCGGTGGCCGGGTGTCCCGCCTCAGCGAATAACTGCGCACTGGCCACGTCCCAGGCGCACGGCAGGATGAACGGGTCGCCGGGGACGTGGAGCTTGCGAAAGGATGTCATGGCTCCATCGTTGGACGGAGTCGTTTGGGTGCTGGCCGAATTGTCGCCTCGTGGCATGGCCTAGGCTTGATTGCGGAAGTTTCCGTCCGAGGTGAGGGGGCATGCGTGGCCGATACGACAGAGGGCACCGAGGCGGCCGACCGACTCGAATCCGCACTCACCAGCAGAATCGATCCCGGTACTCTCGACGAGATCGCCGGCCTCGCCCGGCAGGTTCCGCGCGCCGAGATCGCCCGCCTTGTCCACACCTCGACCCCGCTGCAGTCGGCGATGCTCTTCCGAGTCCTGACGAAGGAGGAGGCTCTCGACGTATTCGAGGATCTGCCTCCGGCCTATCAGGCCGAGCTCATCGGCAATCTCCGCGAACCTGAAGTCGCCGATATCGTCGAGGGCCTCGACCCCGATGACCGTGCCGAACTCTTCGGCGAGCTGCCCGCGAGTGTGGCCAGTCGCCTCATGAAGGGACTGACGCCGGACGAGCGGTCGATGACGTCTGCGGTGCTCGGCTACCCGAAGTCCGCGATCGGTCGATACATGTCTCCGGAGGTCCTCGGCATCCACGAGGATTGGACGGCTGCCCAGGCGATGGAGGTCGTCCGCGCCCGCATCGACGGCCCCGAGACCGTCTATCTGCTGCCCGTCGTCGGTCCCGGCCGGGTGCTGCGGGGAGTGGTGTCGCTGCGCAACCTCCTCGCCGCCGACGAGGATACGGTCATCGAGGACATGGTGCGTGACTCACTGAGCACTCATGCGCTGACCGACCGTGAGGAAGCCTCGCGTGAATTCCTCTCCCACCGGCTCATCGCGATGCCCGTGACCGACCAGGAGGAGCGGCTCGTCGGCATCCTCACCATGGACGACGTCCTCGACATCGTCGATGAGGAGGACGCGGAGGACCTCGCCCGCGGGTCCGGTACGGAGCCGCTGGATCGGTCCTACCTGTGGTCGACCATCATCCATCTGGTCAAGAGCCGTATCGTGTGGCTGCTCGTCCTCGCCGTGTCCGCGATCCTCACCGTCCAGGTCCTCGAGGTCTATGAGGACCGGCTCGATCAGGTTGTCATCCTCGCCCTCTTCATTCCGCTGCTCACCGGCACGGGAGGCAACACCGGCAATCAGGCGGCCACGACCGTCACCCGCGCCCTGGCCGTCGGTGAGGTGCGCGTCCGCGACCTCGGGCGAGTGATCTGGAGAGAGCTGCGTGTGGGCGCGGTGCTCGGCTCCGTGCTCGGCGCTTTGGGTTTCGTCATCGCCGGACTCGTCTACGGTTGGGCGATCGGCCTGGTCATCGGATTGACGCTTCTGTCGGTGTGCATAATGGCCGCGACGGTGGGCGGTCTGATGCCGATCATCGCGAAGAAGGTCGGGGCGGATCCGGCGGTGTTCTCCAACCCGTTCATCTCCACATTCTGCGATGCCACGGGCCTCATCATCTATTTCACGATCGCCACGACGGTGCTCGGCCTGAGCTGATCGGGTTCAGCCTGACCAGGCTTCCCACAGTTTTGCGTAGCGGCCGCCGGCACGGACGAGTTCGGCATGGGCGCCTTCTTCGACGACGCGTCCGTGTTCCATCACGAGGATCCGGTCGGCTTTCTCGGCTTGGCTCAGCCGGTGCGCGACGATGAGCGCGCCGCGGCCGTTAAGAGCCGCCTCGGCGGAGGCTTCGAGGACATGGGCTCCCGCCGATCCCGCCTCTGCGGTGGCCTCGTCGAGGATTGCGAAGTCCGGGTCAGCGAGGACGAGGCGGGCGAGCGCGATCGTCTGCTCCTGGACCGCGGTCAGGCGAACTCCGCCCTCCCCGATCAGCGTGTCGATGCCGTTCGGCAGAGAGGTCGCCCACCCAGCGCCGACCACGTCCAACGCGTTGCGCACGTCCTCGGCGGTCGCGTCCGGACGCGGCAGGGCGACGTTGTCCCACAGACTGCCGGAGAAAGTGTGGACCTCCTGCGCAACCATGGCGATATGCCGGCGCAGCACTGATTCGTCCATCGCTCCCACGTCCACCCCGTTCGCCGAGGCGGCCCCGCCCTCCGTGAGACGCGCCCATCCGTGACCGGGCGCTGACAACCCCGCGGCGATCTTCGCCAACGTCGACTTCCCGGCACCGGTGGTGCCGACGACGGCGATGTGCTCACCAGGTGCGATGTTCAGGTTCACCCCGCGCAGCACGTGATTGTCCGTGTCCGGGTCGATGTCGTAGGAGAACCACAGGTTCTCGAGCACGAGGCTCGGTGCGGCGGGCGCTGTCTGGGTCGATCGGCTCGGCGCGGTGGCCGCTTCGTCGATGACTCCGACCATGCGGGTCAGGGAGGCGCCG
Above is a window of Brevibacterium siliguriense DNA encoding:
- a CDS encoding patatin-like phospholipase family protein encodes the protein MAMTDLVLEGGGAKLPGLVGAVEALVDGGYHFHRIAGTSAGAIVGALTAAGISASSLRQQVLEQDFTEFEDLPPAFRLFPWLGRLQGLLLHKGMYVGQALHDFLASALADHGVRTWGDLKLHDPGSAIPPERSYRLVVIVSDVSRGRMLRLPWDYEGALGVDADSQSVAEAVCASAASPFFFRPRGLPARPDVAGGDSVLGADGGLLSNFPVDVFDRKDAKPARWPTFGVMLSARQTAAAEWQPNATTFQYAKSLLTTMLNAHDRRHIDDPSVTERTVFVDTTGHSSTNFALTTADKLDLVSAGRSAGEKFLTDWDWTRWKEHFDRK
- a CDS encoding isocitrate lyase/PEP mutase family protein, with protein sequence MTSFRKLHVPGDPFILPCAWDVASAQLFAEAGHPATGTTNLGVAAPIGAADEDRETLTATASLVTALRRTLPDLPLTCDFEDGYGDDPESVVAVVRETFAADSAAGLIVDGINIQDPRQGQMHDPAALAAKASALKDAFPELFVNARIDTFWVGGDNFGEVICRIDAYVDAGADGLFVPGGLDLETIETITGHSRVAVNVAGQSAEFAVQSRRGGSGADQHRIAALPRGDV
- the mgtE gene encoding magnesium transporter, with product MADTTEGTEAADRLESALTSRIDPGTLDEIAGLARQVPRAEIARLVHTSTPLQSAMLFRVLTKEEALDVFEDLPPAYQAELIGNLREPEVADIVEGLDPDDRAELFGELPASVASRLMKGLTPDERSMTSAVLGYPKSAIGRYMSPEVLGIHEDWTAAQAMEVVRARIDGPETVYLLPVVGPGRVLRGVVSLRNLLAADEDTVIEDMVRDSLSTHALTDREEASREFLSHRLIAMPVTDQEERLVGILTMDDVLDIVDEEDAEDLARGSGTEPLDRSYLWSTIIHLVKSRIVWLLVLAVSAILTVQVLEVYEDRLDQVVILALFIPLLTGTGGNTGNQAATTVTRALAVGEVRVRDLGRVIWRELRVGAVLGSVLGALGFVIAGLVYGWAIGLVIGLTLLSVCIMAATVGGLMPIIAKKVGADPAVFSNPFISTFCDATGLIIYFTIATTVLGLS